The Pseudomonas parafulva genome includes a window with the following:
- a CDS encoding cobyrinate a,c-diamide synthase translates to MSQARHCPAVLIAAPASGQGKTTVTAALARLHRNLGRKVRVFKCGPDFLDPMILERASGAPVRQLDLWMIGAEESRRLLWEAAGEADLILIEGVMGLFDGTPSSADLARHFGVPVLAVIDGTAMAQTFGALALGLARYQPDLPFAGVLANRVGSLRHAQLLEGSLTEGLRWYGGLSRERGIELPSRHLGLVQASELNDLDARLDAAAQALGASCDAALPPAVTFEPADPLSAQATLAGVRIGVARDEAFAFLYGANLDLLRRLGAQVQFFSPLHDAQLPEVDSLYLPGGYPELHHHALARNTSMCQAIRAHHAQGKPLLAECGGMLYLLDALTDVAGDRVELLGLLPGEATMQKRLAALALQAVELPEGTLRGHTYHHSLTSTALKPLARGLSPNGGRGNEAVYRLGRLTASYVHFYFPSNPEAAAALLCP, encoded by the coding sequence GTGAGCCAGGCCCGCCATTGCCCCGCCGTTCTGATTGCCGCACCGGCCTCTGGCCAAGGCAAGACCACGGTCACTGCCGCGCTGGCGCGCCTGCACCGGAATCTGGGCCGCAAGGTGCGGGTGTTCAAATGCGGGCCTGACTTTCTTGACCCCATGATTCTCGAACGTGCCAGCGGTGCACCCGTTCGCCAGCTCGACCTGTGGATGATCGGTGCCGAGGAGAGCCGCCGGCTGCTCTGGGAGGCGGCAGGTGAAGCCGACCTGATCCTCATCGAAGGGGTGATGGGGCTGTTCGACGGCACCCCTTCGAGTGCCGACCTGGCGCGTCACTTCGGTGTGCCGGTGCTGGCGGTGATTGATGGTACGGCCATGGCCCAGACCTTTGGCGCGCTGGCCCTGGGCCTGGCGCGTTATCAGCCGGACCTGCCGTTTGCCGGAGTGTTGGCCAACCGGGTGGGCAGCCTGCGTCATGCGCAACTGCTCGAAGGCAGCCTGACGGAGGGCCTGCGTTGGTATGGCGGCTTGTCCCGCGAGCGCGGCATCGAACTGCCCAGCCGTCACCTGGGGTTGGTGCAGGCCAGCGAGTTGAACGACCTGGACGCACGTCTGGACGCTGCTGCCCAAGCATTGGGCGCCAGCTGCGATGCCGCGTTGCCACCGGCCGTCACCTTCGAGCCGGCCGATCCGCTATCCGCCCAGGCTACCTTGGCGGGTGTACGTATCGGTGTAGCCCGCGACGAAGCCTTTGCCTTTCTCTATGGCGCCAACCTGGACCTGTTGCGCCGTCTAGGCGCACAGGTGCAGTTTTTCTCCCCCCTGCATGATGCGCAGCTGCCCGAAGTGGACAGCCTGTACCTGCCCGGCGGTTACCCCGAGTTGCACCACCATGCCCTGGCGCGCAATACCTCAATGTGCCAGGCCATCCGCGCCCATCACGCCCAAGGCAAGCCACTGCTGGCCGAATGCGGCGGCATGCTGTATCTGCTCGACGCGCTGACCGACGTGGCCGGGGACAGGGTCGAGTTGCTCGGGTTGCTGCCAGGTGAAGCGACCATGCAAAAGCGCCTGGCGGCCCTGGCCCTGCAAGCGGTCGAGCTGCCCGAGGGCACACTGCGCGGCCATACCTACCACCACTCCCTGACCAGCACTGCGCTCAAGCCGCTGGCACGTGGGTTGAGCCCCAACGGCGGGCGCGGCAACGAAGCCGTGTATCGGCTGGGCCGCTTGACCGCGTCCTACGTGCACTTCTACTTCCCCTCCAACCCGGAGGCGGCCGCAGCGCTGCTTTGCCCATGA
- a CDS encoding C40 family peptidase, whose product MTTMARFAFISLAALLAACSSQPQAPAPTRVVQPQVTYSQPSFSPTADDVLIRAIGLVGTPYRWGGNTPDSGFDCSGLIKYVYRDAAGISLPRSTREMIGMRAPTVDVKSLQSGDLVFFATSGGSQVSHAGIYVGDGRFVHAPRTGGTVRLDYLSNSYWAKAYLQAKRVIPQGHLAQNP is encoded by the coding sequence ATGACAACGATGGCGCGCTTCGCTTTCATTTCCCTGGCAGCCTTACTGGCGGCCTGCTCGAGCCAACCCCAGGCACCTGCCCCTACACGGGTCGTGCAGCCTCAGGTTACCTATAGCCAACCCAGCTTCTCGCCCACTGCCGATGACGTACTGATTCGCGCCATTGGTCTGGTTGGCACGCCCTACCGCTGGGGCGGCAATACGCCCGATTCGGGTTTCGACTGCAGTGGTCTGATCAAGTACGTCTACCGCGATGCCGCCGGCATCAGCCTGCCGCGCTCCACGCGGGAGATGATCGGCATGCGTGCGCCTACTGTGGATGTGAAGTCCTTGCAGTCCGGTGACCTGGTGTTCTTCGCGACCAGTGGCGGTTCGCAGGTAAGCCATGCTGGTATTTATGTAGGGGACGGGCGCTTCGTGCATGCGCCCCGCACCGGCGGTACGGTGCGGTTGGACTATCTGTCAAACAGCTACTGGGCCAAGGCCTACCTGCAGGCCAAGCGGGTCATCCCACAAGGGCACCTGGCCCAGAACCCCTGA
- the cobO gene encoding cob(I)yrinic acid a,c-diamide adenosyltransferase has protein sequence MSDATERDERHLARMQRKKAVIDERIANSPNECGLLLVLTGNGKGKSSSAFGMLARALGHGMQCGVVQFIKGRNSTGEELFFRRFPEQVRYHVMGEGFTWETQDRQRDIAAAEAAWAVSRQLLQDPAVQFVVLDELNIALKHGYLDLDQVLSDIQARPPMQHVIVTGRAAKPEMVELADTVTEMGMLKHAFQAGIRAQKGVEL, from the coding sequence ATGAGCGACGCCACCGAGCGCGACGAACGCCATCTGGCACGGATGCAGCGCAAGAAAGCGGTCATTGACGAGCGCATTGCCAACTCCCCTAACGAATGCGGCCTGCTGCTGGTGCTCACCGGCAATGGCAAGGGCAAGAGCAGCTCGGCCTTCGGCATGCTGGCCCGGGCCCTGGGCCACGGCATGCAGTGCGGCGTGGTGCAGTTCATCAAGGGCCGCAACAGCACCGGCGAAGAGCTGTTCTTCAGGCGCTTTCCCGAACAGGTGCGCTACCACGTGATGGGCGAGGGCTTCACGTGGGAGACGCAGGACCGCCAGCGTGACATTGCGGCGGCAGAAGCGGCGTGGGCCGTCTCCCGGCAACTGCTGCAGGATCCTGCGGTGCAGTTCGTGGTGCTCGACGAGCTCAACATCGCGCTCAAGCACGGCTACCTTGATCTGGACCAGGTGCTGTCGGACATCCAGGCCCGCCCTCCCATGCAGCACGTCATCGTCACCGGTCGCGCGGCCAAGCCTGAAATGGTCGAGCTGGCCGACACCGTGACCGAAATGGGTATGCTCAAGCACGCGTTCCAGGCCGGTATCCGTGCCCAGAAGGGCGTCGAGCTGTGA
- the cobD gene encoding threonine-phosphate decarboxylase CobD: MLEHGGRLLRAVRQYGIAREQWLDLSSGIAPWSFPIPPIPLEAWARLPETDDGLEQAACSYYGATRLLPVAGSQAAIQALPLLRSPSRVGVLTPCYAEHPYAWQRVGHALLELDEHQVDDALDDLDVLVLVNPNNPTGRVVPAPTLLGWHQRLAARGGWLVVDEAFMDNSPGNSVMESAERPGLIVLRSFGKFFGLAGVRLGFVAAEHSLLLRLTELLGPWTINGPSRVLAQASLTDLAMQQLQRQRCADASERLAALLTHAGLAPAGGCDLFQYVRCEHAARLHDHLARHGVLVRLFERPAALRFGLPPSQADERRLAQALSAYPKDLT, from the coding sequence ATGCTTGAACATGGAGGCCGGCTGCTGCGCGCGGTTCGGCAGTACGGCATCGCCCGCGAGCAGTGGCTGGACCTGTCCAGCGGCATTGCGCCCTGGTCCTTCCCGATACCGCCGATCCCACTCGAAGCCTGGGCACGGCTACCGGAAACAGACGATGGCCTCGAACAGGCGGCGTGTAGCTACTACGGCGCCACGCGACTGCTACCCGTAGCGGGCTCACAGGCTGCCATCCAGGCCCTGCCGCTGTTGCGCAGCCCGAGCCGGGTCGGGGTGCTGACGCCCTGTTATGCCGAGCATCCCTATGCCTGGCAGCGCGTTGGACACGCGTTGCTCGAGCTCGATGAGCATCAGGTCGACGACGCGCTCGACGACCTCGACGTCCTGGTCTTGGTCAACCCGAACAACCCCACCGGCCGTGTCGTGCCTGCGCCCACGCTGCTGGGATGGCATCAGCGCCTGGCAGCGCGCGGTGGTTGGCTGGTGGTCGATGAAGCCTTCATGGACAACAGCCCCGGAAACAGCGTGATGGAAAGTGCCGAGCGCCCCGGTTTGATCGTGCTGCGCTCGTTCGGCAAGTTCTTCGGCCTGGCCGGTGTGCGCCTGGGCTTCGTGGCCGCAGAGCATAGCTTGCTGCTGCGCCTGACCGAACTGCTCGGCCCGTGGACGATCAATGGTCCCAGCCGGGTGCTGGCCCAGGCCAGCCTGACCGACCTGGCCATGCAGCAGCTGCAGCGCCAGCGCTGTGCAGATGCCAGCGAACGCTTGGCGGCTTTGCTCACCCATGCAGGGCTGGCGCCCGCCGGCGGGTGTGACCTGTTCCAGTACGTGCGGTGCGAGCATGCCGCGCGATTGCACGATCACCTTGCCCGACACGGGGTGCTGGTGCGCCTGTTCGAGCGCCCGGCGGCCTTGCGTTTCGGCTTGCCGCCAAGCCAGGCAGACGAACGACGATTGGCCCAGGCCCTGAGTGCCTACCCCAAGGACCTTACATGA
- a CDS encoding C40 family peptidase gives MLKRFAPLVPLALVTLLFGCAAQGPVSQPQDHTPVAVQPAIKAKASSSPVFGEPQEVATDDELEVFSSSKPYQLPVLADSILERGMSLIGTRYRFGGTSEQSGFDCSGFIGYLFREEAGMTLPRSTREMINVDAPKVARNKLKPGDLLFFSTNGRGRVSHAGIYLGDNQFIHSSSRRSGGVRIDSLGDRYWSKTFLEAKRALAMAPTHIARN, from the coding sequence ATGCTCAAGCGCTTCGCACCCCTCGTGCCACTCGCACTCGTGACCCTGCTTTTTGGCTGTGCGGCCCAAGGCCCGGTATCCCAGCCCCAGGATCACACCCCGGTCGCCGTACAGCCGGCGATCAAGGCCAAGGCCTCGTCTTCGCCAGTGTTTGGCGAACCCCAGGAAGTGGCTACCGACGATGAACTGGAGGTCTTCTCCAGCAGCAAGCCCTATCAGTTGCCAGTGCTGGCCGACAGCATTCTGGAGCGCGGCATGTCGTTGATCGGCACCCGCTATCGCTTTGGCGGTACCTCGGAACAATCCGGCTTCGATTGCAGCGGCTTCATCGGCTACCTGTTCCGCGAGGAGGCAGGCATGACGTTGCCGCGTTCTACTCGCGAGATGATCAACGTCGATGCGCCGAAGGTGGCGCGCAACAAACTCAAGCCAGGCGACCTGCTGTTCTTCAGTACCAACGGCCGTGGCCGTGTCAGCCATGCCGGGATTTACCTGGGCGACAACCAGTTCATCCACTCCAGCAGCCGTCGTAGCGGTGGTGTGCGCATCGATAGCCTCGGTGACCGTTACTGGAGCAAGACCTTCCTTGAGGCCAAACGTGCCTTGGCCATGGCGCCGACTCATATCGCGCGCAACTAA
- a CDS encoding PQQ-dependent sugar dehydrogenase, whose translation MNRVALPVVLVVSLGLSGCGERARYTVADGSGPTPQLPSPAKTLLPTVNIAPAVGWPAGRMPQAAPGLQVSRFAGDLDHPRWLYVLPNGDVLVAETNAPAKPEDAKGIRGWAMKRVMARAGAAVPSPDHITLLRDADQDGVAEIRHTFADGLNSPFGMALVGTDFYVADTDKLLRFHYQPGARQVTGPAEVVTSLPAGPLNHHWTKNVIASPDGRRLYVTVGSNSNVGENGLDQEQGRAAIWEIDPSTGKHRLFATGLRNPNGLAWEPHSGALWTAVNERDEIGSDLVPDYITSVQAGGFYGWPYSYYGQHVDERVQPQDPAKVAQAQVPDYAVGPHTASLGLAFAGPGVLPARFGAGALIGQHGSWNRKPHSGYKVIFVPFDASGKPSGKPMDVLDGFLNESGQAMGRPVGVALDGHGAVLVADDVGNTIWRVSKAR comes from the coding sequence ATGAACCGCGTGGCACTGCCTGTTGTACTTGTTGTAAGCCTGGGTTTGAGTGGCTGCGGCGAAAGGGCGCGTTATACGGTGGCCGACGGCAGCGGCCCCACACCGCAGCTGCCCTCCCCTGCCAAAACCCTGCTACCCACCGTGAACATCGCGCCAGCCGTCGGCTGGCCCGCCGGACGCATGCCCCAGGCTGCACCCGGGTTGCAGGTGTCGCGCTTTGCCGGTGACCTCGACCATCCGCGCTGGCTCTATGTGCTGCCCAATGGCGACGTGCTGGTGGCAGAAACCAACGCACCTGCCAAACCCGAAGACGCCAAGGGTATCCGCGGATGGGCCATGAAGCGGGTCATGGCACGCGCGGGGGCCGCCGTGCCCAGCCCTGATCACATTACCCTGTTGCGCGACGCGGACCAGGACGGCGTTGCGGAAATCCGCCATACCTTTGCCGACGGGCTGAACTCACCCTTTGGCATGGCGCTGGTAGGCACCGATTTTTACGTGGCCGATACGGATAAACTGCTGCGTTTTCACTACCAGCCCGGTGCACGCCAAGTAACCGGTCCGGCAGAGGTGGTCACCTCACTGCCAGCCGGCCCGTTGAATCACCACTGGACCAAGAATGTCATCGCAAGCCCCGATGGACGGCGCCTCTATGTCACCGTGGGCTCGAACAGCAACGTGGGTGAAAACGGCCTCGATCAGGAGCAGGGGCGCGCCGCGATCTGGGAGATCGACCCCAGCACCGGAAAGCACCGCCTGTTCGCCACCGGCCTGCGCAACCCCAACGGGCTTGCCTGGGAGCCTCACAGTGGCGCGCTCTGGACCGCAGTCAACGAACGTGACGAAATCGGCAGCGACCTGGTACCGGATTACATCACTTCGGTACAAGCAGGTGGATTCTATGGTTGGCCCTATAGCTACTATGGCCAGCACGTGGATGAGCGCGTGCAGCCCCAGGACCCTGCCAAGGTCGCCCAGGCACAGGTACCCGACTACGCCGTGGGGCCGCATACCGCTTCACTGGGGTTGGCCTTCGCCGGGCCGGGTGTGTTGCCGGCGCGTTTTGGGGCAGGTGCATTGATTGGCCAGCATGGGTCCTGGAACCGCAAGCCCCACAGCGGCTACAAGGTGATATTCGTACCCTTCGACGCCTCGGGAAAGCCGTCGGGCAAGCCCATGGACGTGCTCGATGGGTTCCTGAATGAAAGCGGCCAAGCCATGGGCCGCCCCGTGGGGGTTGCCCTGGATGGCCACGGGGCCGTGCTGGTAGCTGACGATGTGGGCAATACCATCTGGCGCGTCAGCAAAGCTCGGTGA
- the cbiB gene encoding adenosylcobinamide-phosphate synthase CbiB produces the protein MSVALLTVAGVALDALFGEPRRRHPLVAFGNMASSLERRFNAGGRGWRSHGVSAWFLAVVPLTLLALMLSWLPVIGWLVDVLALYCALGLRSLGEHVLPVATALRQGDLEEARRRVGYLVSRETRELDETAVARAATESVLENGSDAVFAALFWFAVAGAPGVVLYRLSNTLDAMWGYRNERFERFGWCAARIDDLLNYVPARLVALTYAVLGKTRLALACWRRQGPLWDSPNAGPVMAAGAGALGVELGGPAVYHGQLHDRPRLGDGPPASPDAIEGGWTLVQRGVWLWLLVFCLGAYLNA, from the coding sequence ATGAGCGTGGCGTTGCTGACCGTGGCCGGTGTGGCCCTGGATGCATTGTTCGGCGAGCCCCGGCGGCGCCATCCGCTGGTTGCGTTCGGCAACATGGCCAGCAGCCTTGAGCGGCGCTTCAATGCCGGCGGGCGTGGTTGGCGCAGTCATGGTGTGAGCGCCTGGTTCCTGGCGGTGGTGCCCCTGACCTTGCTGGCCCTCATGCTCTCCTGGCTGCCTGTGATCGGCTGGCTGGTCGATGTGCTGGCGTTGTACTGCGCCCTGGGGCTGCGCAGCCTGGGCGAACATGTGCTGCCGGTGGCCACGGCCCTGCGCCAGGGGGATCTGGAAGAAGCACGGCGGCGGGTGGGGTATCTGGTCAGCCGTGAAACCCGTGAGCTGGACGAGACGGCGGTAGCGCGGGCAGCCACTGAGTCGGTGCTGGAAAACGGCAGCGATGCCGTATTCGCCGCCTTGTTCTGGTTTGCTGTGGCCGGGGCGCCAGGGGTGGTGCTTTATCGACTGAGCAACACCCTCGATGCCATGTGGGGCTATCGCAACGAGCGCTTCGAGCGCTTCGGCTGGTGCGCGGCGCGCATCGATGACCTACTCAACTACGTGCCGGCGCGCCTGGTCGCGCTTACTTATGCGGTGCTGGGCAAAACCCGTCTGGCGCTGGCCTGCTGGCGGCGCCAGGGGCCACTGTGGGACAGCCCCAACGCCGGCCCGGTCATGGCGGCCGGGGCAGGGGCCCTGGGTGTTGAATTGGGTGGGCCGGCGGTGTACCACGGCCAGCTGCACGACCGCCCGCGCCTGGGCGACGGCCCACCGGCCAGCCCCGATGCCATCGAGGGCGGTTGGACGCTGGTGCAGCGTGGGGTATGGCTGTGGCTGTTGGTGTTCTGTCTGGGAGCTTATCTGAATGCTTGA
- the hda gene encoding DnaA regulatory inactivator Hda translates to MKPPIQLPLGVRLRDDATFINYYPGANAAALGYVERLCEADAGWTESLIYLWGKQGVGRTHLLQAATHRFQQRGEPAVYLPLAQLLERGTGLLDYLAQYELVCIDDLHVIAGKPDWEEAMFHLFNRLRDSGRRLLLAASASPRELPVKLPDLKSRLTLALVFQMRGLSDEDKLRALQLRASRRGLHLTDEVGHFILTRGARSMSALFDLLERLDQASLQAQRKLTIPFLKETLGW, encoded by the coding sequence ATGAAACCACCGATCCAGTTGCCCCTGGGTGTGCGCCTGCGCGACGACGCCACCTTCATCAACTACTATCCGGGCGCCAATGCCGCTGCGTTGGGGTATGTCGAGCGGCTTTGCGAAGCCGACGCCGGCTGGACCGAGAGCCTCATCTATCTGTGGGGCAAACAAGGCGTGGGCCGCACGCACCTGCTGCAAGCGGCCACCCATCGCTTCCAGCAGCGGGGCGAGCCTGCCGTCTACCTGCCGTTGGCGCAGCTGCTCGAGCGCGGTACCGGTCTTCTGGACTACCTGGCCCAGTACGAGCTGGTGTGCATCGATGACCTGCACGTCATTGCCGGCAAGCCGGACTGGGAGGAGGCCATGTTCCACCTGTTCAACCGCCTGCGCGACAGCGGCCGTCGACTGCTACTGGCAGCCTCCGCTTCCCCGCGGGAATTGCCGGTCAAGCTGCCTGACCTGAAATCCCGTCTCACCCTTGCCCTGGTGTTCCAGATGCGCGGCCTGTCTGACGAAGACAAGCTACGTGCCTTGCAATTGCGGGCATCCAGGCGCGGCCTGCACCTGACCGACGAAGTGGGTCACTTCATCCTCACCCGCGGCGCGCGCAGCATGAGTGCGCTGTTCGATCTGCTGGAACGGCTCGATCAGGCTTCCCTGCAAGCCCAGCGCAAACTCACCATTCCTTTCCTGAAGGAAACCCTCGGCTGGTAA
- the bluB gene encoding 5,6-dimethylbenzimidazole synthase encodes MPMSEHAFSDQERAAVYRAIGERRDMRHFVQGEVAPQVMTRLLSAAHQAPSVGLMQPWRFIRITERALRGRIQALVEAERALTAQALGERSDEFMKLKVEGINDCAELWVAALMDNREPHIFGRRTLPEMDLASLACAIQNLWLAARAEGLGMGWVSLFDPKALAALLGMPSGAKPVAVLCLGPVAAFYPAPMLVMQNWAEERPLHQMLFENRWGEGA; translated from the coding sequence TTGCCCATGAGCGAGCATGCGTTCAGCGACCAGGAGCGTGCCGCGGTCTATCGCGCCATCGGCGAGCGGCGCGACATGCGCCATTTCGTTCAAGGCGAGGTGGCGCCGCAGGTCATGACACGGTTACTCAGCGCAGCCCACCAGGCACCGAGCGTGGGCTTGATGCAGCCATGGCGGTTCATCCGCATCACCGAGCGGGCCTTGCGTGGGCGCATCCAGGCACTGGTGGAGGCCGAGCGGGCGTTGACTGCACAGGCGCTGGGCGAGCGCTCGGACGAATTCATGAAGCTCAAGGTAGAGGGCATCAACGATTGCGCCGAACTGTGGGTCGCCGCCTTGATGGACAACCGTGAGCCCCACATTTTCGGGCGCCGCACGCTGCCTGAGATGGACTTGGCCTCGCTCGCCTGCGCCATCCAGAACCTCTGGCTGGCCGCCCGTGCCGAAGGGCTGGGCATGGGCTGGGTATCGCTGTTCGATCCCAAGGCGCTGGCAGCGTTGCTTGGCATGCCCAGCGGCGCCAAACCCGTGGCCGTGCTGTGCCTGGGGCCGGTGGCGGCATTCTACCCTGCACCCATGCTGGTCATGCAGAACTGGGCCGAAGAACGGCCGTTGCACCAGATGCTGTTTGAAAACCGTTGGGGAGAAGGCGCATGA
- the cobU gene encoding bifunctional adenosylcobinamide kinase/adenosylcobinamide-phosphate guanylyltransferase: MRTFVIGGARSGKSRLAEQRAADCGLPVTYIATSQPLDGELDERVQLHRQRRPVEWGLIEEPLALAAVLKAEAAADRCLLVDCLTLWLTNLLMLDDPRRLAEERDALLGCLEHLPGHIILVSNETGLGVVPMGELTRRYVDLAGVVHQAVAERCQQVILTVAGLPLTLKGPAS, from the coding sequence GTGCGTACGTTCGTGATCGGCGGAGCCCGGTCTGGCAAGAGCCGCCTGGCCGAGCAGCGGGCAGCCGACTGCGGCTTGCCTGTGACCTATATCGCCACCAGTCAGCCGCTGGACGGCGAACTCGATGAGCGGGTGCAGCTGCACCGCCAGCGCCGGCCCGTGGAGTGGGGGTTGATCGAAGAACCCTTGGCCCTGGCTGCTGTACTAAAGGCCGAAGCTGCTGCTGACCGCTGCCTGCTGGTGGACTGCCTGACGCTGTGGCTGACCAACCTGCTGATGCTGGATGACCCGCGCCGGTTGGCCGAGGAACGTGATGCCCTGTTGGGCTGCCTTGAGCACCTGCCCGGCCACATCATCCTGGTCAGTAACGAGACTGGCCTGGGTGTGGTGCCCATGGGCGAGTTGACGCGACGTTACGTCGATTTGGCCGGTGTCGTGCACCAGGCGGTGGCCGAACGTTGCCAGCAGGTGATCCTCACGGTCGCTGGCCTCCCACTCACGCTCAAAGGACCTGCATCATGA
- a CDS encoding cobyric acid synthase, protein MTTLMVQGTTSDAGKSTLVTALCRWLLRQGIGVVPFKPQNMALNSAVTADGGEIGRAQAVQAQACRLAPHTDMNPVLLKPNSDTGAQVIIHGRAVTSMNAVAYHDYKAIAMQAVLASHQRLSQGWPVVMVEGAGSPAEINLRAGDIANMGFAEAVDCPVILVADINRGGVFAHLVGTLELLSPSEQARIKGFVINRFRGDIALLQPGLDWLEQRTGKPMLGVLPYVTDLHLEAEDGIDRRQSEKQQRVLKVIVPVLPRISNHTDFDPLRLHPQVDLQFIGPGQPVPPADLIILPGSKSVRGDLAQLRARGWDRAIERHLRYGGKVIGICGGLQMLGREVHDPLGLEGAAGSSPGLGLLDYATVLEADKQLRNVSGTLHLDASPVTGYEIHAGVTTGPALAHPAVRLADGRCEGAISTDGQVLATYLHGLFEGSASCAALLRWAGLEDVQLIDYEALRERDIERLADLVDKHLDTQRLRQLCGVP, encoded by the coding sequence ATGACGACCCTGATGGTGCAAGGCACCACCTCCGATGCCGGCAAAAGCACCCTGGTGACTGCCCTGTGCCGCTGGCTGCTGCGCCAGGGCATCGGCGTGGTGCCATTCAAGCCGCAGAACATGGCCCTCAACAGCGCCGTGACCGCCGACGGTGGCGAGATTGGCCGGGCCCAGGCGGTGCAGGCCCAGGCCTGTCGCCTGGCGCCGCACACCGACATGAACCCGGTGCTGCTCAAACCCAACAGCGATACAGGCGCCCAGGTGATCATCCATGGCCGTGCGGTGACCAGCATGAACGCGGTTGCCTACCACGATTACAAGGCCATCGCCATGCAGGCCGTGCTGGCCTCGCACCAGCGCCTGAGCCAGGGCTGGCCAGTGGTCATGGTCGAGGGCGCAGGGTCGCCGGCGGAGATCAACCTGCGGGCCGGCGACATTGCCAACATGGGGTTCGCCGAAGCCGTGGACTGCCCGGTGATCCTGGTCGCCGACATCAACCGCGGGGGCGTGTTCGCCCACCTGGTCGGTACCCTCGAACTGCTGTCGCCCAGCGAGCAGGCGCGGATCAAAGGGTTTGTCATCAACCGTTTCAGGGGCGACATCGCTTTGTTGCAACCTGGGCTCGACTGGCTGGAGCAGCGCACCGGCAAACCCATGCTAGGCGTGCTGCCGTACGTCACCGACCTGCACCTTGAAGCCGAGGACGGCATCGACCGGCGCCAGAGCGAAAAGCAGCAGCGCGTGCTCAAGGTGATCGTGCCGGTGCTGCCACGCATCAGCAACCACACTGACTTCGACCCGCTGCGCCTGCACCCGCAGGTCGACCTGCAGTTCATTGGCCCTGGTCAGCCGGTGCCGCCAGCGGACCTGATCATCCTGCCGGGTTCCAAGAGCGTGCGTGGCGACCTTGCGCAATTGCGCGCGCGTGGCTGGGACAGGGCCATCGAACGCCATCTGCGCTATGGCGGCAAGGTAATCGGTATCTGCGGCGGCCTGCAGATGCTTGGGCGCGAGGTGCACGATCCGCTGGGCCTGGAGGGCGCTGCAGGCTCCAGCCCCGGCCTCGGCCTGCTGGACTACGCCACGGTGCTGGAAGCCGACAAGCAGTTGCGCAATGTCTCCGGAACCTTGCACCTGGACGCATCGCCCGTGACCGGTTACGAGATCCATGCCGGTGTCACCACTGGCCCTGCGCTGGCGCACCCGGCGGTACGCCTGGCCGACGGCCGCTGCGAGGGTGCCATCAGCACGGACGGCCAGGTGTTGGCCACTTACCTGCACGGGTTGTTCGAGGGCAGCGCCTCCTGCGCGGCCCTGCTGCGCTGGGCTGGGCTTGAAGACGTGCAACTGATCGACTACGAGGCGTTGCGCGAGCGCGACATCGAACGCCTGGCTGACCTGGTGGACAAGCACCTGGACACCCAGCGCCTGCGCCAATTGTGTGGAGTACCCTGA